The Arvicanthis niloticus isolate mArvNil1 chromosome 9, mArvNil1.pat.X, whole genome shotgun sequence genomic interval AAAGTTTGTTATCATATGTCTCCCAGAGATCTTTCAAGAAGCACAGTTTAGGGGGCTTAGAGCATAGTCGTAGCTAATTTCATCAAATACTGGTATTTTATTTAGACCATTGGTGGTTTTTTTATATTCCTTGGTAGCCTAGCCATAGTTATACAACCATGGAACACATGTTAAAAGTCCCTTTACCAGAAAtgcaatttgtttgtttttgaaagaggGTTTCACTATGAGATTAGGCTAGCCTTGAGTCTgcagaaatttacctgcctctgcctcctgtgtgctgaaaCTAAAAGCATGTGCACTCTGACTGATTtagaaatatagatttttaatacTGATATTGTATCAGACATTAATGTTAAGAGAGTGAGAAATTTATTCAACTCAGAGTTTACATATTGCAAAGATCAACACTAAATTTATAGAATGCTCCTCAAAACATTTGTCTGATTTATTAATAGGTAATGACAGTGTCTTTGTTGCTCGAGGGGGATTTTCCATAGAGTCATAGACACTTATAACTAGGCACTAAAATATTGTCCTTTGTCCCTATAGGGATGAAAACTGGGAAAGGAAAGTGAAACAGGAAATTTTTTTCCCAGTGACTACTTCACCTCCCATCATGAGAAGGGTCCTGGGACTATGGCGAACTCACCAAGACTACTGCTCACACTAGTGTTTTCTAAGACAAAGTTAAGGCATTAGAAAGAGTTACTGAGTGAATTTTAATAGTAAAGGATGCCTCTCAATAATTCCAAGGACtataatatacataaaagcaGTGACGAGAGCTGTGTGAGGAAGAACTGAACTGCCATGAACAATGGaacttagaaagaagaaaaggaaggaaatgcagaacaaacaaacaaacaaaacaaaacaaaaatgagagaagaaaaacaattcagtttttaaaaaagtgtcaGCCTAGAGAGGACAGAGAAGTTTCTTGCGACTTACCGGCTGTTAAATTCTCTTGCCCATTTCCATGTCTGATTAGCTTCATTTTTCATCCCAATCCAGCGTTCCAGTCCACCAGCAAATCGCTTCAGAAATACCTTAAAGCACAACGGAGTTAGGTTACAAACACGATTGAGCAGCATGGCTAAGCTGATTATTGCTAGCTGTGAGGGGCATCAGCTCACCTGAACTGTTGGTTCCTGAAACTATCATTTTGACCTTTTAAATTGTTCATACAGcatcccaccccccaccactGAGTTTCGCTGCATATGAGACAGGTGCCCAGTTTCCACTTAGAACAGAGTGGAACCACAGAAAATCTAAACTGAACAGCAGTGTTTGATGGGATCAATCATGAATCTTACCATGTCCTTCTCCGAATCAATAACAGCAAGACTAGCGTCAGCTTCAGAACAAGAGTTTTGGGCCAAGTCCCAACTCTTGGTTGTGGTCGAAAAAAAGTAACACCTCCTTTTGTATGAAATCCACTCATCCTCACAGGTAGCAACCTGGTGGTCAGATGACTCCCACTTTTTATAGAAGCCCGGGCAATTGTACTTCCCCACTGTGGACAGAAAGAACATTTGTTTTAGTAAGAGAAGAAACCAAACCATCTCCACAGGCAAACCTAGTCTAGGGGACATTTTGCTCTTTTGTCAAACCATCTCCACAGGTAAACCTATTCTAGGGGACACTCTGCTCTTCTGTAAGGGAGAAAAAAGCAGACCTCAGCTACCATCTGTCCAGTGCCCAGTTTCCCTTAGAACAGGATGGGGGCATGAACAAAGGGTTGTGTTGTCTTGGTCATTATGCCAGAAAGTATCAGAGAAGTAgagaaaatctcaaaaaataacatTTGAGCTAACAGGAGAAACAAATATTATAAGTTCTAAGTGATGTTTTGAATATAAATGTCCACATACAGGAATTTCATCAAGAGCTCATTTCCAGCAGCAGAGGCAAACGTACATCAGGAGGCCCaggagaaggtggaggaagaaaaaaTGTGACCAGAAGATACTATATgaaaaaatttcaattaaaaatacagtAAGAAGGGGGACTTGGGGTAGTTCTTTAAGTGTGTCTTGGCAGCCATGATGGCACGGCATGCCCCAGCTGGCTCTGGGAGTTGCTCACTGTCATAATAATCCGGAGGATTTAATCTGTTGGGTTGAGATAAAAGGCAACACTATTGGCCACTTTTTGATTAATCTATATGTTAGATACTGTTTTTCCTGTCAACTATGAATGAAAAGTCCACATTTTTCtagttaaatatatattcattcattcatatatatatatacatatatatgtatatacatacatatatatgtatataaatatgtataatataatatatatatatatatatatatatatatatatatatatatatttctaaaactgTTGCAGCTGTCATCATTCAGGGAGCATGGAAAGTATGTCATGCTGATCATAAAACTGACCATTCATGTGTCTGAGATGCTTCTAAGACAACTAGAAGGCCTGATTAACTAGATTAAGCTAACACCCATTCAGTTCAGCCTTACGTGAGTGCTCACTGTTAGCAGGCTTTGAGAGAACTCATAAGTATAGACTTACCGCCCAAGGCAATGAGAGCTATCGTTAAGGAAGTGATGAGGACCACTATAAACACAGCAAGAGGGATAGGAACTTGAATGGATCCTTCATGATGCTCCTCAAAACGTATACTGGTGCCATGGTCTGAAAAGGGAGAGAAGTAAGGTGAACTCAGGCTGTAAGATGGAGCAGGTGATATTTTTTGAGGAATATAAAATTAGGCATAGCAATGTGTTGTCccactaataaaaatattaatagtcaATTTTACCAAATTCTGAGTGCATTGAAAAATGTCTTTCTGGCTAGAGATAAAGCAAAGCAAGTAAAATGCTGACTTAATAAGGTATCttcactatgtatgtatgtgtgtatgtatgtatgtatatgtgcataagtacattatatatatatgtatatatgtatatatatatatatatttagtaggCATAATGGGTATATTTCATAGCTATAAAAATTGAAGCATatcattattttcttgttttaaccACAATATAAGACAAGCACCCACTTGCTGTAGGAGACATCCTGGCTGTAGTTCCCTTGTCTTCTTGGAGTTAGCTACTGTTTATGGGAGATGGAATGCTCAGAATAAATGTGTGCAATGTGGATTTATGCATAAATATCCCAAAgtaggataaaataaaaaaattgaaaacttgaTTTTGCTTCTTGGTAATGTGAATATAGATATGGAGCAATTGCAAGCTTTTACATATTAATGCTGAGAGAGTAAACTGGAAAAATACCTTGAAAATAATCTTTTACAATGCTATGCTACacatagaggctggagagatgcctccgTGTTTGAGAGCATGTACTGTTCTTATAGAGGACcagtgtttggttcccagcacccaccctcacaaccatctgtcactctAGCTGTAAAggctccagtgccctcttctggcttctgaaggcaTTTGTAAACACATGACCTACACTTccacagacataaataaaaagcaatgtcATACATATACCACTGTATGATCtatacagtaacacacacacatgcacatgcatatgcacataccacctctaaaagaaataaaacatgttcTTAAAATGCCTTGCACAACAATATTCATGGAATTATCACTAAGACCAAGTCCTGAAAATAATCCAAATATCTGTCAGCATGAGAATGAATAAATGCATCTTGGTATTTCCACATAAAATGGTTCTAGCAATTAATACAAAACCCCGATGCATACCATatgataaatcttaaaaaaataatg includes:
- the Cd69 gene encoding early activation antigen CD69, with product MNSEDCSITENSSSDLERGRKDHGTSIRFEEHHEGSIQVPIPLAVFIVVLITSLTIALIALGVGKYNCPGFYKKWESSDHQVATCEDEWISYKRRCYFFSTTTKSWDLAQNSCSEADASLAVIDSEKDMVFLKRFAGGLERWIGMKNEANQTWKWAREFNSRFNLTGSERCMSLNHTDVAAVNCEASLHWVCSKPSR